From a single Herbiconiux sp. SALV-R1 genomic region:
- a CDS encoding Ig-like domain-containing protein has translation MTSTTPPRRARPRRSTVLTVAATAALVSLVAVAAVVSDGYTAERMDLDDDTVWVTSELHQAVARANPRVGELNAAVRLDSSSLTVSQFGQTVVVSELGGGEARLLDTARADVDDSFALPVGDVEVTVGEHVSAVLSRTTGDLWVTATSALAAFDPAVAPDLTLGAGGDAVLAPDGTVFAVSPASSTVFTLPAAAALGDAAAAPETDVVELRAGADAAISSVGDTWVVLDRDGGRLLTADRALPVDLGPATTADDDPDARGSVLQTPSAAAPSAPQAALVATAAALIEVPLDGAAPRTVSAGHDGTAAPPARIGSCWYAAWADGSTWSRCGDADPRVGALDGMTGSAKPVFRTNGTGAVVLSDAVTGRSWDVAGQGGVIDDWSALLPDTAAGADTETAVTDETPELDPVQRPPVAVDDELGARPGRSTLLPVLLNDYDPNDDVIVIDSVEVPDGVDWRVDVVSDGQQLQLTLPDQAAGGLAFGYTVSDGRGGTSSATVRVTVRAPGENSPPVQSVRPALEVGLGGRAEVDVRSDWFDPDGDAFYLLSAGTAAPDTVSFTPEGRITFADSGQSTGDKEIVVTVSDGSASTTGTLAVRSAPPEEAPLAVDGWVAQVRVGEEVVLSPLDHVTGGGPQLRLANVPAQEGLTLDADYSGGTVRLTALAAGSHLVEVAVSDSARTASGVVRVIASVPPDASTRPVTVPHSAFARQGEGVLVDVLSRDFDPAGGVLIVTGADAGDDDGLRVEVLEQRMLRVTLTRPAESSAVTLSYTVTNGLAEAEGTVTVIEITDPGVRQPPVAEPDTASVRVGDVVDIPVLANDVHPDGEPLTLAPQLVRGPSESAGLLFTSGDRLRYLAPTTPGDFSAVYRVEAPDGQWATASVTISVRESDPTANAAPVPRPVTARVVAGETVRIGIPLGGVDPDGDSVQFLGVDGAPAKGAVTASGPDWIDFTAGDYSSGTDEIGYTVVDRLGARATGTVRVGIAPRVEGARNPVATTDEVTVRPGRTVLVRVLDNDSDPDGGALSVTSVTPQQPSDDAAADADEKAATVVDDLVSIVAPKQPGRYGYLYEIANERGGTASGFVTLEVSDDAPLSRPVVSDTVVPLADILDSDSVDVDVLSRVFFAEGSARQLWLTVLPSFSGVARVVNGRVRVQVQQEQQIIPFTVAHPDDPNLRSSGFIWVPGLADALPQLRPGAPKLTVRSGSELHIDLDEQVVVVGGGRPVVADPSTVRASHGDGGQLVVDEHTLAFRSEEGYFGPASVSFQVADGTGADARRATLVLPVTVTPRTDQPPVLNGASLELEPGQRRTLDLTRLTTVPGGRSGALGFALLDPRPTGFRAVLVGSSLTIEVPDTAVRGSAGALTVGVSSDGTAGRAGRIDVSVVSSTRPLAVPGTDTVDVRRGTTASVDVLSDDQATNPFPETPLRVVAVRGADAASLPAGLSIRPSADRSQLQVTAAADAAPGDVTVQYQVADATGDPERAVWGRVRIRLLDRPDPVRQLAVTGFGDRTIALSFSPGPANNAPVTGFDVTARSTAGASVTTRCTGTSCVVGTPANGPENAVTLSVVARNAVGASDAAVYAVPVWSDVLPAAPAGLTAHPLDGGLELSWAASTVQAGGSAVRQYDVTVDGRLVQTLDAAGAGCDGAGCVTRVTGLANGSSASVSVTARNGALPALAVWASSTVTGTPYGPPLASVVNAAVDPAAALGSVTLSWAEFPSNGDAVAGYYAQLLAPGSSSAPTGAQACTVTAPAPGSVVAPQTGGAVLAQQSLDSGARSAVFSGLGEIDTGYSFVVWGYNAAGCTASAIATAVATPSPGRVDAAAVSMEMADSGDTVDVRVLSAPAPGPLADPRYRVQRVDAGGAPLGRPVAFTLGGFPRQLTGGDFGENYRFVITACSTWGGTEVCGPASEPVTAPGPSLTFDFGVEPVYSGGVWSWPNGPANGAIVARYFCGGPGAPPAQSETAGTATATSCTPAAPAPAVGDAWLLVAIGDHERVYFG, from the coding sequence CGACAGCTTCGCCCTCCCCGTCGGCGACGTGGAGGTCACGGTGGGGGAGCATGTCTCGGCGGTGCTCTCCCGCACGACGGGCGACCTGTGGGTGACGGCCACCTCCGCTCTCGCGGCCTTCGACCCCGCGGTGGCGCCCGACCTCACGCTCGGCGCGGGCGGCGACGCCGTGCTGGCCCCCGACGGCACGGTGTTCGCCGTCTCGCCGGCGAGCTCGACGGTGTTCACCCTTCCTGCCGCGGCCGCCCTCGGCGACGCCGCTGCCGCGCCGGAGACCGACGTCGTCGAGCTGCGCGCCGGCGCCGACGCGGCGATCTCGTCGGTCGGCGACACCTGGGTGGTGCTCGACCGAGACGGCGGGCGCCTCCTCACGGCCGACCGCGCGCTGCCGGTCGACCTCGGCCCGGCGACCACCGCAGACGACGACCCGGATGCACGGGGCTCTGTTCTGCAGACCCCTTCGGCGGCGGCACCCTCGGCACCACAGGCTGCACTCGTCGCCACCGCGGCCGCCCTGATCGAGGTGCCCCTCGACGGCGCCGCGCCCCGCACGGTGTCGGCCGGCCACGACGGCACCGCAGCCCCTCCCGCGCGGATCGGCTCGTGCTGGTACGCCGCCTGGGCCGACGGCTCCACCTGGAGCCGATGCGGCGACGCCGACCCCCGGGTGGGCGCCCTCGACGGCATGACCGGCTCCGCGAAGCCGGTGTTCCGCACCAACGGCACGGGAGCCGTGGTGCTGAGCGACGCGGTGACCGGGCGGTCGTGGGACGTCGCCGGGCAGGGCGGCGTGATCGACGACTGGTCGGCGCTGCTCCCCGACACCGCCGCGGGCGCCGACACCGAGACGGCCGTCACCGACGAGACGCCCGAGCTCGACCCGGTGCAGCGGCCGCCGGTCGCGGTCGACGACGAGCTCGGCGCGAGGCCGGGCCGCTCGACGCTGCTGCCGGTGCTGCTGAACGACTACGACCCCAACGACGACGTGATCGTCATCGACTCCGTGGAGGTGCCCGACGGGGTCGACTGGCGCGTCGACGTCGTCTCCGACGGGCAGCAGCTGCAGCTCACGCTGCCCGACCAGGCGGCCGGCGGGCTCGCCTTCGGCTACACCGTCTCCGACGGCCGCGGCGGCACCTCCTCCGCGACCGTGCGGGTGACGGTGCGTGCGCCCGGCGAGAACTCGCCTCCGGTGCAGAGCGTGCGGCCAGCCCTCGAGGTCGGGCTCGGTGGCCGGGCCGAGGTCGACGTGAGGAGCGACTGGTTCGACCCCGATGGCGACGCCTTCTACCTGCTCTCGGCGGGAACGGCGGCCCCCGACACGGTGTCGTTCACCCCGGAGGGCCGCATCACCTTCGCCGACTCGGGCCAGAGCACGGGCGACAAGGAGATCGTGGTCACGGTGAGCGACGGGTCGGCCTCGACCACCGGAACCCTCGCCGTGCGCAGCGCCCCTCCCGAGGAGGCGCCCCTCGCGGTCGACGGCTGGGTGGCGCAGGTGCGGGTGGGCGAGGAGGTCGTGCTCTCCCCGCTCGACCACGTCACCGGGGGCGGCCCGCAGCTGCGGCTGGCCAACGTGCCGGCGCAGGAGGGGCTCACTCTCGACGCCGACTACTCGGGTGGCACCGTGCGGCTCACCGCGCTCGCCGCGGGTTCGCACCTCGTCGAGGTGGCGGTGAGCGACAGCGCACGCACCGCATCCGGCGTCGTGAGGGTGATCGCGAGCGTGCCGCCCGACGCGAGCACCCGGCCCGTCACCGTGCCGCACTCCGCCTTCGCCCGGCAGGGTGAGGGCGTGCTGGTCGACGTGCTGTCGCGCGACTTCGACCCGGCGGGCGGCGTGCTCATCGTCACGGGAGCCGACGCCGGAGACGACGACGGGCTGCGCGTCGAAGTGCTCGAACAGCGGATGCTGCGGGTCACGCTCACCCGGCCGGCGGAGTCGTCGGCGGTCACGCTGTCGTACACCGTGACCAACGGTCTCGCCGAGGCGGAGGGCACCGTGACGGTGATCGAGATCACCGACCCCGGCGTGCGTCAGCCGCCGGTCGCCGAACCCGACACCGCCTCCGTGCGGGTGGGAGACGTCGTCGACATCCCGGTGCTCGCGAACGACGTGCACCCCGACGGCGAGCCGCTGACCCTGGCGCCCCAGCTCGTGCGCGGCCCTTCCGAGTCGGCAGGCCTCCTGTTCACCTCGGGTGACCGGCTGCGCTACCTGGCGCCCACGACGCCGGGCGACTTCTCGGCCGTCTACCGGGTGGAGGCACCCGACGGGCAGTGGGCCACCGCATCCGTCACCATCAGCGTGCGCGAGTCAGACCCCACGGCGAACGCGGCGCCCGTTCCGCGGCCGGTGACCGCGCGCGTGGTGGCGGGCGAGACCGTGCGCATCGGCATCCCACTCGGGGGCGTCGACCCCGACGGTGACTCGGTGCAGTTCCTCGGCGTCGACGGGGCGCCGGCCAAGGGAGCCGTCACCGCCAGCGGGCCCGACTGGATCGACTTCACCGCCGGCGACTACTCCAGCGGAACCGACGAGATCGGGTACACCGTCGTCGACCGGCTGGGCGCTCGCGCGACCGGAACCGTGCGGGTGGGCATCGCGCCGCGCGTCGAGGGTGCGCGGAACCCGGTCGCGACCACCGACGAGGTGACGGTGAGGCCGGGCCGCACCGTGCTCGTGCGGGTGCTCGACAACGACTCCGACCCCGACGGCGGGGCCCTCAGCGTCACCTCCGTCACCCCGCAGCAGCCCTCCGACGACGCGGCAGCCGATGCCGACGAAAAAGCGGCGACCGTGGTCGACGACCTCGTCTCGATCGTGGCCCCCAAGCAGCCGGGGAGGTACGGATACCTCTACGAGATCGCGAACGAGCGCGGCGGAACCGCGTCGGGCTTCGTCACGCTCGAGGTGAGCGATGACGCCCCGCTGTCGCGCCCGGTGGTGAGCGACACCGTGGTGCCGCTCGCCGACATCCTCGACAGCGACTCGGTCGACGTCGACGTGCTCTCGCGGGTGTTCTTCGCCGAGGGCTCCGCCCGACAGCTGTGGCTGACGGTGCTGCCGTCGTTCTCGGGCGTGGCGCGGGTGGTCAACGGCAGGGTGCGGGTGCAGGTGCAGCAGGAGCAGCAGATCATCCCGTTCACGGTCGCCCACCCCGACGACCCGAACCTGCGCTCGTCGGGGTTCATCTGGGTTCCCGGTCTCGCCGACGCCCTGCCCCAGCTGCGGCCCGGCGCGCCGAAGCTCACGGTGCGCTCGGGGTCGGAGCTGCACATCGACCTCGACGAGCAGGTGGTGGTCGTGGGCGGCGGCCGGCCCGTGGTCGCCGACCCCAGCACCGTGCGCGCCAGCCACGGCGACGGCGGGCAGCTGGTCGTCGACGAGCACACCCTCGCCTTCCGCAGCGAGGAGGGGTACTTCGGGCCCGCCTCGGTGTCGTTCCAGGTCGCCGACGGCACCGGCGCCGACGCCAGGCGAGCGACCCTGGTGCTGCCCGTCACCGTCACCCCCCGCACCGACCAGCCCCCGGTGCTGAACGGCGCCTCACTCGAACTGGAGCCCGGCCAGCGCCGCACCCTCGACCTCACCAGACTCACCACGGTGCCGGGCGGCAGATCGGGCGCGCTCGGCTTCGCGCTGCTCGACCCGCGGCCGACCGGGTTCCGCGCGGTGCTCGTCGGCTCGTCGCTCACGATCGAGGTGCCCGACACCGCTGTGCGGGGGAGCGCCGGCGCCCTCACGGTGGGGGTCTCGAGCGACGGCACGGCGGGCCGGGCGGGGCGCATCGACGTGAGCGTGGTGTCGTCGACCCGGCCGCTCGCCGTCCCCGGCACCGACACGGTCGACGTGCGTCGTGGCACGACGGCCTCGGTCGACGTGCTCTCCGACGACCAGGCGACGAACCCCTTCCCCGAGACCCCGCTGCGCGTGGTCGCCGTGCGGGGCGCCGACGCGGCGAGTCTGCCGGCGGGGTTGAGCATCCGGCCGAGCGCCGACCGCTCGCAGCTGCAGGTCACCGCGGCCGCCGACGCCGCCCCGGGCGACGTCACCGTGCAGTACCAGGTGGCCGACGCCACCGGCGACCCCGAACGGGCGGTGTGGGGCCGTGTGCGCATCCGGCTGCTCGACCGCCCCGACCCGGTGCGGCAGCTCGCCGTCACCGGCTTCGGCGACCGCACGATCGCCCTGTCGTTCTCTCCCGGCCCCGCGAACAACGCGCCCGTCACCGGTTTCGACGTCACGGCGCGCAGCACGGCGGGCGCTTCCGTCACCACGAGGTGCACCGGTACCTCCTGTGTGGTCGGCACGCCGGCGAACGGGCCCGAGAACGCGGTGACCCTGAGCGTCGTCGCCCGCAACGCGGTGGGCGCCTCCGACGCCGCGGTCTACGCGGTGCCCGTGTGGTCCGACGTGCTGCCCGCGGCCCCGGCCGGGCTCACCGCGCACCCGCTCGACGGCGGACTCGAGCTGAGCTGGGCCGCCTCGACGGTGCAGGCCGGCGGGTCGGCGGTGCGGCAGTACGACGTGACGGTCGACGGCCGCCTCGTGCAGACGCTCGACGCGGCGGGTGCGGGCTGCGACGGCGCCGGATGCGTCACCCGCGTCACCGGGCTCGCCAACGGCTCCTCCGCCTCGGTGAGCGTCACCGCGCGCAACGGGGCCCTGCCGGCGCTCGCGGTGTGGGCGTCCTCGACGGTCACCGGCACGCCGTACGGGCCGCCGCTCGCCTCGGTCGTGAACGCCGCGGTCGACCCGGCAGCTGCCCTCGGGTCGGTCACGCTCAGCTGGGCCGAGTTCCCCTCGAACGGCGACGCCGTCGCCGGATACTACGCCCAGCTCCTCGCGCCGGGGAGCAGCTCCGCGCCCACGGGGGCCCAGGCGTGCACGGTGACGGCGCCCGCGCCAGGATCGGTGGTCGCCCCTCAGACCGGGGGAGCGGTGCTGGCCCAGCAGAGCCTCGACAGCGGGGCGCGCAGCGCGGTCTTCAGCGGCCTCGGCGAGATCGACACCGGGTACTCCTTCGTGGTGTGGGGGTACAACGCTGCAGGATGCACGGCGTCGGCGATCGCCACGGCCGTCGCCACCCCGAGCCCCGGCCGGGTCGACGCGGCGGCGGTGTCGATGGAGATGGCCGACTCGGGCGACACCGTCGACGTGAGGGTGCTGAGCGCTCCCGCGCCCGGCCCGCTCGCCGACCCGCGCTACCGCGTGCAGCGCGTCGACGCCGGGGGCGCGCCGCTCGGGCGGCCGGTCGCCTTCACGCTCGGCGGCTTCCCCCGCCAGCTCACCGGGGGCGACTTTGGCGAGAACTACCGCTTCGTCATCACCGCGTGCAGCACCTGGGGCGGCACGGAGGTGTGCGGCCCCGCCTCCGAGCCGGTGACCGCGCCGGGGCCCTCGCTCACTTTCGACTTCGGTGTCGAGCCGGTCTACTCGGGCGGAGTGTGGAGCTGGCCCAACGGGCCGGCCAACGGGGCGATCGTCGCCCGGTACTTCTGCGGGGGGCCCGGCGCGCCGCCTGCCCAGAGCGAGACGGCGGGAACCGCGACCGCCACCTCCTGCACCCCGGCCGCACCCGCGCCCGCGGTGGGGGACGCGTGGCTGCTGGTGGCGATCGGTGACCACGAGCGTGTGTACTTCGGCTAG
- a CDS encoding MoxR family ATPase, with product MTMTADQATRFADVFDRLAANVERALQGKSPVVRLALVAMLSEGHLLLEDAPGTGKTSLARALAESVRGTSSRIQFTPDLLPGDITGVSVFDQASGRFVFHPGAVFANVVLADEINRASPKTQAALLEVMEEGRVTVDGSSHDAGEPFMVIATQNPIEQAGTYRLPEAQLDRFLIKTSIGYPDHATTLRILEGATERPHGERLPAIITAEGVTVLAAEARSVHVDAVVNDYVARLVQATRDAEETRLGASVRAALALVRASKTRAASLGRHFVIPDDVKALVVPVLAHRLVLDPEAEFDGVTAEGVVSQLLLEVPPPGDVTAR from the coding sequence ATGACCATGACAGCCGACCAGGCGACCCGCTTCGCCGACGTCTTCGACCGGCTCGCGGCGAACGTCGAGCGCGCCCTGCAGGGCAAGTCGCCGGTGGTGCGGCTGGCCCTCGTGGCCATGCTGAGCGAGGGGCACCTGCTGCTCGAAGACGCTCCCGGCACGGGCAAGACCTCGCTGGCGCGCGCCCTCGCCGAGAGTGTGCGGGGAACCAGCAGCCGCATCCAATTCACCCCCGATCTGCTGCCCGGCGACATCACGGGCGTGAGCGTGTTCGACCAGGCCTCGGGGCGCTTCGTGTTCCACCCGGGAGCGGTATTCGCGAACGTCGTGCTGGCCGACGAGATCAACCGGGCGAGCCCCAAGACCCAGGCGGCGCTGCTCGAGGTGATGGAGGAGGGGCGGGTCACCGTCGACGGCTCCTCGCACGACGCCGGCGAACCGTTCATGGTGATCGCCACCCAGAACCCGATCGAGCAGGCGGGCACCTACCGGCTGCCCGAGGCCCAGCTCGACCGCTTCCTCATCAAGACCTCGATCGGGTACCCCGACCACGCGACGACCCTGCGCATCCTCGAAGGTGCGACGGAGCGGCCGCACGGTGAGCGGCTGCCCGCGATCATCACCGCCGAGGGGGTGACCGTGCTGGCGGCCGAGGCCCGCTCTGTGCACGTCGACGCGGTGGTGAACGACTACGTCGCCAGGCTCGTGCAGGCGACCCGCGACGCCGAGGAGACGCGGCTCGGGGCGAGCGTGCGCGCCGCCCTCGCGCTCGTGCGGGCGTCGAAGACCCGCGCGGCGTCGCTCGGCCGGCACTTCGTGATCCCCGACGACGTGAAGGCGCTCGTCGTTCCCGTGCTGGCGCACCGCCTCGTGCTCGATCCCGAGGCGGAGTTCGACGGCGTGACCGCCGAGGGCGTGGTGTCGCAGCTGCTGCTCGAGGTGCCCCCGCCCGGAGACGTCACGGCCCGATGA
- a CDS encoding DUF58 domain-containing protein, translating into MDRAAPGAEVAPAGGAPPRTTSISVDAAGVAVLVMAAGGLAAGLLLGWTELLVIGVVAGLVALGAAAFLLGRSELEVSVAVLEGRVVAGTPATALVRVRNVSRRARRPGVAEVALGARVQSVAVPRLAAGEQAELRVALPAARRGVLVVGPVTVVRRDPLGLARREIVRSETTSLYVHPATVDLPVEAPGLLRDLEGVATGDPADSDMSFQALRAYLPGDDRRHIHWKSTAKTGAFLVRQFEQTRRSHVIVLQSTSPVDYDSPEEFELGVSVAASIAARLLRDRTAVSVYAGHPGLSGHSGQRVGRSPDVAGASRAGATTSRAAQRTNGLLRSHARIPLLDDLSGVQPEPGTAGVVTAARRVAETVGDVSSLFLVAGSTVTARQWRAAAAHLPRGVEVVAVVARPESTPTLVRIDSVRITRIGYLDDLGRALGRAAGL; encoded by the coding sequence GTGGACCGTGCTGCGCCGGGGGCCGAGGTGGCTCCCGCGGGGGGCGCGCCTCCCCGAACCACGTCGATCTCGGTCGACGCGGCCGGCGTCGCGGTGCTCGTGATGGCGGCCGGGGGTCTCGCGGCCGGACTGCTGCTCGGGTGGACCGAGCTGCTCGTGATCGGCGTCGTGGCCGGGCTGGTCGCACTGGGTGCCGCGGCATTCCTCCTCGGTCGCTCCGAGCTCGAGGTCTCGGTCGCGGTGCTCGAGGGTCGCGTGGTCGCCGGCACCCCGGCCACCGCCCTCGTGCGGGTGCGCAACGTCTCGCGGCGCGCACGGCGGCCGGGTGTCGCCGAGGTCGCCCTCGGCGCACGGGTGCAGAGCGTCGCCGTTCCGCGGCTCGCCGCGGGCGAGCAGGCCGAGCTGCGGGTGGCGCTGCCCGCCGCGCGGCGGGGCGTGCTCGTGGTCGGGCCGGTGACGGTGGTGCGGCGCGACCCGCTCGGGCTCGCCCGCCGCGAGATCGTGCGGTCGGAGACCACCAGCCTGTACGTGCATCCGGCGACCGTCGACCTGCCCGTCGAGGCGCCCGGGCTGCTGCGCGACCTGGAGGGCGTGGCCACCGGCGACCCGGCCGACAGCGACATGTCGTTCCAGGCGTTGCGCGCCTACCTGCCGGGAGACGACCGTCGGCACATCCACTGGAAGAGCACCGCGAAGACGGGCGCCTTCCTGGTGCGGCAGTTCGAGCAGACCCGGCGCAGCCACGTCATCGTGCTGCAGTCGACGAGCCCCGTCGACTACGACTCCCCGGAGGAGTTCGAGCTCGGCGTGAGCGTCGCCGCCTCGATCGCCGCCCGCCTGCTGCGCGACCGCACCGCCGTCTCCGTCTACGCCGGGCACCCCGGGCTCTCCGGTCACTCCGGTCAGCGCGTCGGCCGGTCGCCCGATGTCGCCGGCGCCTCGCGCGCCGGCGCGACGACGAGCCGCGCGGCCCAGCGCACGAACGGCCTCCTCCGCTCCCACGCCCGCATCCCCCTCCTCGACGATCTGAGCGGCGTGCAGCCGGAGCCCGGCACCGCGGGGGTGGTGACGGCGGCACGACGCGTGGCGGAGACCGTCGGCGACGTCTCGTCGCTCTTCCTCGTGGCGGGCAGCACGGTGACGGCCCGGCAGTGGCGGGCCGCCGCCGCCCACCTGCCGCGCGGCGTCGAGGTCGTTGCCGTCGTCGCCCGACCGGAGTCGACCCCCACGCTGGTGCGCATCGACTCCGTGCGCATCACCCGCATCGGCTACCTCGACGACCTCGGGCGCGCCCTCGGCAGAGCGGCGGGGCTGTGA
- a CDS encoding transglutaminaseTgpA domain-containing protein: MRRAEHPRPDRRYLVTTALAFGAMLVVAASVWWPVYASVSFVVMVAVTVTSGVALTGVAAARSWPAPVVLGAGVLLWLLLGVPLAVPSRAIGGVLPSGAGLADLVVTTASGWRQLLTIEPPVGSYQALLVPCYSLLLLASVLVVSIATRTRRPVLALLCPGAVVVAALVFGGPPGPAPALSGAVLAVLALGWLALGLPTRVAAAGAARPGRPRPPVRAALGALMGVAVVAGLVAGGVSALPSAHRAAARDAVVQQFDASQQSSPLAAYRAYLKAPLADSVVLGVTGAQPGDRVVVARLDDYDGVVFGVGPDEHFDRVAGRLPGGARGAPSTTESGGSGPSGGSADGAGGPVEVVVQVGEYSGVWVPTVGDPRSISFGGDGALQNELFYDGALGMPAVSGGLAPGDSYTLEAVGTTAGVADPGAEGEALGALTPAAPVGALPAETPDAVTTRLAEWAPADRSPGARLAGVVAGLRSGYLSGGGGDGRAEGTGGSAVGGADRFARSGHGADRLEELLTASPMLGDDEQYAAAGALLAQAVGFPARVVFGFVVPEPGADPSADPSTADPSADPSAGPAIEVRGRDVAAWIEVDTAEAGWVPLDVTPEPRPVPESPVDDSALAVQPPVVVPPASGELSDPLAQAASESDDDAPDAETGLPLALRILLIVGLALTGLAVLAAPFLTVIVLKARRRERRRRTGPARGRATGAWAELTDAARDLAVELPPASTRSQAAGALGGTDAVTLALLVDTAAFAPDDPTEEEIDTLWLLSDRERRRLLAGRGIVSRLRSRVSLRSVRTYHGRDRKRRDVP; encoded by the coding sequence ATGCGCCGGGCCGAGCATCCACGACCCGACCGACGGTACCTGGTCACCACCGCCCTGGCCTTCGGGGCGATGCTCGTGGTCGCCGCCTCGGTCTGGTGGCCCGTGTACGCCTCGGTCTCGTTCGTCGTCATGGTCGCCGTCACCGTCACCTCGGGTGTCGCGCTCACCGGGGTCGCCGCCGCCCGGTCGTGGCCGGCACCGGTGGTGCTCGGGGCGGGGGTGCTGCTGTGGCTGCTGCTCGGCGTGCCCCTCGCGGTGCCGTCGCGGGCGATCGGCGGAGTGCTGCCCTCGGGGGCCGGGCTCGCCGACCTCGTGGTGACCACCGCATCCGGATGGCGGCAGCTGCTCACCATCGAGCCGCCGGTGGGGAGCTACCAGGCGCTCCTCGTTCCCTGCTACTCGCTCCTCCTGCTGGCGTCGGTGCTCGTGGTGAGCATCGCCACCCGCACCAGGCGGCCGGTGCTCGCGCTGCTCTGCCCGGGCGCCGTGGTGGTGGCGGCGCTCGTCTTCGGAGGCCCGCCGGGGCCGGCGCCCGCCCTCAGCGGGGCGGTGCTGGCCGTGCTCGCCCTGGGCTGGCTCGCGCTCGGGTTGCCCACGCGCGTGGCCGCCGCCGGTGCGGCGCGACCCGGCCGCCCACGCCCTCCGGTGCGGGCCGCGCTCGGCGCGCTGATGGGTGTCGCCGTGGTGGCCGGGCTGGTCGCGGGAGGCGTGTCGGCGCTGCCGTCGGCGCACCGGGCGGCGGCGAGGGATGCGGTGGTGCAGCAGTTCGACGCGTCGCAGCAGAGCAGTCCCCTCGCCGCGTATCGCGCGTACCTCAAGGCGCCGCTCGCCGACTCCGTCGTGCTCGGCGTCACGGGCGCGCAGCCAGGCGACCGGGTCGTGGTGGCGCGGCTCGACGACTACGACGGCGTGGTGTTCGGCGTCGGTCCCGACGAGCACTTCGACCGCGTGGCGGGCCGGCTGCCGGGAGGCGCGCGCGGGGCGCCGAGCACGACGGAGTCGGGCGGATCGGGTCCGTCGGGCGGCTCGGCCGACGGCGCGGGCGGGCCCGTCGAGGTCGTCGTGCAGGTGGGCGAGTACTCCGGCGTGTGGGTGCCGACCGTCGGCGACCCCCGGTCGATCTCGTTCGGCGGCGACGGCGCGCTGCAGAACGAGCTGTTCTACGACGGCGCACTCGGCATGCCGGCGGTGTCGGGCGGGCTGGCGCCCGGCGACTCGTACACGCTCGAGGCCGTGGGCACGACCGCCGGCGTGGCCGATCCGGGGGCAGAGGGGGAGGCGCTCGGCGCCCTGACACCCGCCGCACCGGTCGGAGCGCTCCCTGCCGAGACTCCCGACGCGGTGACGACGCGCCTCGCCGAGTGGGCGCCCGCCGACCGATCGCCCGGCGCACGCCTGGCCGGTGTCGTCGCGGGGCTGCGCTCGGGCTACCTGTCCGGGGGCGGCGGGGACGGCCGGGCCGAGGGCACCGGCGGGTCTGCCGTGGGCGGTGCCGATCGCTTCGCCCGCTCGGGCCACGGGGCCGATCGCCTCGAGGAGCTGCTCACCGCGAGCCCCATGCTGGGCGACGACGAGCAGTATGCGGCGGCCGGCGCCCTGCTCGCGCAGGCAGTGGGCTTCCCGGCCCGCGTGGTGTTCGGCTTCGTCGTGCCCGAGCCCGGGGCCGACCCGTCGGCTGACCCGTCGACGGCCGACCCGTCGGCTGACCCGTCGGCGGGCCCCGCGATCGAGGTGCGCGGCCGCGACGTGGCGGCCTGGATCGAGGTCGACACGGCGGAGGCCGGCTGGGTGCCCCTCGACGTCACCCCCGAACCGCGACCGGTGCCCGAGAGCCCCGTCGACGACAGCGCGCTCGCCGTGCAGCCTCCCGTCGTCGTGCCGCCCGCCTCGGGGGAGCTCTCCGACCCGCTCGCTCAGGCCGCCTCCGAGAGCGACGACGACGCTCCCGACGCCGAGACGGGCCTGCCGCTCGCCCTGCGCATCCTCCTCATCGTGGGCCTCGCCCTCACGGGCCTCGCGGTGCTGGCCGCGCCGTTCCTCACCGTGATCGTGCTGAAGGCGCGGCGACGGGAGCGACGGCGCCGCACCGGACCGGCGCGCGGTCGCGCGACCGGCGCCTGGGCCGAGCTCACCGACGCCGCCCGCGACCTCGCGGTCGAGCTTCCCCCGGCGTCGACGCGGAGCCAGGCCGCAGGCGCCCTCGGCGGCACCGACGCGGTGACGCTCGCCCTGCTCGTCGACACGGCGGCCTTCGCCCCCGACGACCCCACCGAGGAGGAGATCGACACCCTGTGGCTGCTCTCCGACCGGGAGCGCAGACGCCTGCTCGCCGGTCGCGGCATCGTCTCGAGGCTCCGCTCGCGGGTCTCCCTCCGATCGGTGCGCACGTATCATGGCAGGGACAGGAAGAGGCGAGACGTCCCGTGA
- a CDS encoding FHA domain-containing protein, with product MKCRTCGTPLSAGALLCGECGTSAIAPRPTLGDTAHHDRAALLAAIRGELGSATRAPARTPARTAAPAAPAHPAAHPADLPQQQPRREQPTRAHAAPRTGATFSLVFSTGESVRVSGSGLVGRNPVPAPDEHIDYLVQIIDPQRSVSKTHLEFGVDGEQFWVRDRGSANGTRLGADTGEPVELAAGEWTIAPRGTRIGIGDEHLDVH from the coding sequence GTGAAGTGCAGAACCTGCGGCACGCCACTCAGCGCCGGTGCGCTGCTGTGCGGCGAGTGCGGAACCTCGGCGATCGCGCCGCGACCCACCCTCGGCGACACCGCCCACCACGACCGGGCCGCCCTCCTCGCGGCCATCCGCGGTGAACTCGGCAGCGCAACCCGCGCCCCGGCTCGCACGCCGGCTCGCACGGCAGCGCCCGCCGCTCCCGCCCACCCGGCCGCCCACCCGGCCGATCTCCCGCAGCAGCAGCCCCGCCGCGAGCAGCCCACCCGCGCCCACGCCGCGCCCCGCACGGGCGCGACCTTCAGCCTCGTCTTCAGCACCGGGGAGAGCGTGCGCGTCTCGGGCAGCGGCCTGGTGGGCCGGAACCCCGTTCCCGCACCCGACGAGCACATCGACTACCTCGTGCAGATCATCGACCCGCAGCGCAGCGTCTCGAAGACCCACCTCGAGTTCGGGGTCGACGGCGAGCAGTTCTGGGTGCGCGACCGCGGCTCGGCCAACGGCACCCGCCTCGGTGCCGACACCGGGGAGCCCGTCGAGCTCGCCGCCGGCGAGTGGACCATCGCCCCGCGCGGCACCCGCATCGGCATCGGCGACGAGCACCTCGACGTGCACTGA